The following proteins are co-located in the Pseudomonas antarctica genome:
- a CDS encoding PLP-dependent aminotransferase family protein encodes MFVSAIAFVEGTPKVQQIVAAFSQAIESGEWAPGSKLPSVRELTQTLGVSKFTLNEALDRLRGRNLLTSSQGRGYFVAMETAHPTSATWVDLLPQDLLSVLRRPLVTVSGELRPGGGHLPEEWLNGEAIRQTLRSVVRAPSLRIAGLGTPAGLLPLRQALQQKLHAEGLSVPVEQIITTPNTVQGLDMLMRLLARPGDTVLLDAPCYFNFHANLALHGVKVVTIQRRPDGFDFTALEQLLAEHRPSLYLTTSVLHNPTGHSFSPSQAFRLLQLTQQYHCHIVEDDLYGDLHPNPPPRLATLAGLNQVTYLSGFSKILSANTRVSYVVAAPQLAANLTNMKLMSGGVTSELFEQIVYRMLSEGSYAKHRKRMVQRLMESGGRVEQWLKRCGCELPMAYEGGMFIWARLPAGVNGELLAQEALKRSMVLAPGALFGYDPAHLNSMRFNVAHSDEPRAQRVFEALLLKAVRAP; translated from the coding sequence ATGTTTGTATCCGCCATCGCCTTTGTGGAAGGCACACCCAAGGTCCAGCAGATCGTCGCGGCGTTCAGCCAGGCCATCGAGAGCGGTGAATGGGCGCCCGGCAGCAAGTTGCCATCGGTGCGTGAGTTGACCCAGACCCTGGGTGTGAGCAAATTCACCCTCAATGAGGCACTGGACCGTCTGCGCGGGCGCAACCTGCTGACCTCAAGCCAGGGGCGCGGCTACTTTGTGGCGATGGAAACCGCCCACCCGACTTCGGCGACCTGGGTCGACCTGCTGCCCCAGGACCTGCTCAGCGTGTTGCGGCGCCCGCTGGTCACCGTCAGCGGCGAACTGCGCCCCGGTGGCGGCCACTTGCCGGAGGAATGGCTGAACGGCGAAGCCATCCGCCAAACCCTGCGCAGCGTGGTGCGCGCGCCGTCGTTGCGCATCGCCGGGCTGGGCACGCCGGCCGGGCTGTTACCGTTGCGCCAAGCCCTGCAACAGAAACTGCACGCCGAAGGCCTGTCGGTGCCGGTCGAGCAAATCATCACCACCCCCAACACCGTGCAGGGCCTGGACATGCTGATGCGCCTGCTCGCACGCCCCGGCGACACCGTGCTGCTGGACGCGCCGTGTTACTTCAACTTCCACGCCAACCTGGCCCTGCACGGCGTCAAAGTGGTGACTATCCAGCGCCGCCCCGACGGCTTTGACTTCACCGCCCTCGAACAGCTGCTGGCCGAGCACCGCCCCAGCCTGTATCTCACCACCAGCGTGCTGCATAACCCCACCGGCCACTCGTTCAGCCCCAGCCAGGCGTTTCGCCTGCTGCAACTGACCCAGCAGTACCACTGCCATATTGTCGAGGATGACCTCTACGGCGACTTGCACCCCAACCCGCCGCCCCGACTGGCCACCCTGGCGGGCCTGAACCAGGTCACCTACCTGTCGGGGTTCTCCAAGATCCTCAGCGCCAACACGCGCGTCAGCTATGTGGTGGCCGCGCCACAACTGGCCGCCAACCTGACCAACATGAAGTTGATGAGCGGCGGCGTGACCTCGGAGCTGTTCGAACAGATCGTCTATCGCATGCTCAGCGAAGGCAGCTACGCCAAACACCGCAAGCGCATGGTGCAACGGTTGATGGAATCGGGTGGGCGCGTCGAGCAATGGCTCAAGCGCTGCGGCTGCGAATTGCCGATGGCCTATGAAGGCGGCATGTTTATCTGGGCGCGCCTGCCAGCGGGCGTAAACGGCGAGTTGCTGGCCCAGGAGGCATTGAAACGCAGCATGGTATTGGCGCCGGGTGCGCTGTTCGGCTATGACCCCGCTCACCTCAACTCGATGCGTTTCAATGTTGCCCACAGTGATGAGCCACGCGCGCAGCGGGTGTTCGAGGCGCTGCTGCTCAAGGCCGTGCGCGCCCCTTGA
- a CDS encoding isopenicillin N synthase family dioxygenase, whose amino-acid sequence MLQSITTLPLLDLSQLDGSPQQRGKFLDELRSAARHIGFFYLTGHGIDPALLSQVQQQARAFFALPDADKRAVGMLNSPHFRGYNRAASEITRGQPDLREQFDVGAEREPLDAEQYPAAWARLQGPNQWPAALPELKPRVLAWQQAMTQMSLRLLRAFAQALSLPENAFDALYGSTPNEHIKLIRYPGRHAQQSRQGVGAHKDSGFLSFLLQDQQAGLQVEVEEGRWIDAAPRPGTLVVNIGELLELASNGYLRATVHRVVSPPVGSERLSLAFFLGAQLDAVVPVYPLAPELLRDAHGPASDPRNPLLRDVGWNYLKGRLRSHPDVAQRFYADATLPQALSA is encoded by the coding sequence ATGCTGCAATCAATTACCACGTTGCCGTTGCTGGACCTGTCACAGCTCGACGGCAGCCCGCAGCAGCGCGGCAAATTCCTTGATGAGCTGCGATCTGCCGCGCGGCATATCGGGTTTTTCTACCTCACCGGGCACGGGATCGACCCGGCGCTGTTGAGCCAGGTGCAGCAGCAGGCACGCGCATTTTTCGCCTTGCCCGACGCCGATAAGCGCGCGGTCGGCATGCTCAACTCCCCGCACTTTCGCGGTTACAACCGCGCCGCTTCGGAGATCACCCGGGGCCAGCCCGACCTGCGCGAACAGTTCGACGTCGGCGCCGAGCGCGAGCCCCTGGATGCAGAACAATACCCGGCCGCCTGGGCGCGCCTGCAAGGTCCGAACCAATGGCCGGCCGCTTTGCCCGAGCTCAAGCCTCGGGTGCTGGCCTGGCAGCAAGCGATGACGCAGATGTCGTTGCGCCTGCTGCGCGCCTTCGCCCAGGCGCTGTCGCTGCCCGAGAATGCGTTTGACGCGCTGTACGGCAGCACACCCAACGAACACATCAAGCTGATCCGCTACCCCGGTCGTCATGCACAACAAAGTCGCCAGGGCGTAGGTGCGCACAAGGACTCCGGCTTCCTGAGCTTCTTGCTGCAAGACCAGCAAGCCGGTTTGCAGGTGGAAGTGGAGGAGGGCCGTTGGATCGACGCCGCGCCGCGCCCCGGTACGCTGGTGGTCAATATCGGCGAATTGCTTGAGTTGGCCAGCAACGGCTATCTGCGCGCCACCGTGCACCGGGTGGTCTCGCCGCCGGTGGGCAGCGAGCGCTTGTCCCTGGCGTTTTTCCTCGGCGCACAGCTGGATGCGGTGGTGCCGGTGTACCCATTGGCGCCGGAACTGCTGCGTGATGCACATGGCCCTGCCAGCGACCCGCGTAACCCGCTGCTGCGCGATGTCGGCTGGAATTACCTCAAGGGCCGCCTGCGTTCGCACCCTGATGTCGCCCAACGTTTTTACGCCGACGCCACACTTCCCCAAGCACTGTCCGCCTGA
- a CDS encoding methionine ABC transporter permease — protein MKTDWNDVLQLLLNATGETLYMVLLAGWFTLLIGLPLGVVLFISRRGGLFPLPRLNRVLGGVINLGRSLPFVVMLIALIPLTRLIVGTTLGSTAAVVPITIGAFPFFARIVENALDEVDKGRIEAIVAMGGDIRHVILKVLLPEALPALVAGVTLTLVMLIGFSSMAGVIGGGGLGDLAIRYGYQRFNNQIMVVTVIVLVVLVQGVQSLGDRCVRSLAHRR, from the coding sequence ATGAAAACCGACTGGAACGACGTGCTTCAATTGCTCCTCAATGCAACAGGCGAAACCCTCTACATGGTGCTGCTGGCGGGGTGGTTCACACTGTTGATCGGCCTGCCGCTGGGCGTGGTGCTGTTTATCAGCCGACGCGGTGGCCTGTTCCCCCTGCCACGGCTCAACCGTGTGTTGGGCGGGGTGATCAACCTGGGGCGTTCATTGCCCTTTGTGGTGATGTTGATTGCGTTGATTCCGCTGACACGCTTGATCGTCGGCACGACGCTGGGCAGCACGGCGGCGGTCGTGCCGATTACCATCGGCGCCTTTCCGTTTTTTGCGCGCATCGTCGAGAACGCCCTGGATGAAGTGGACAAGGGCCGCATCGAGGCCATTGTGGCCATGGGCGGTGATATCCGCCATGTGATTCTAAAAGTCCTGCTGCCCGAAGCCTTGCCGGCGCTGGTAGCCGGGGTGACGTTGACGTTGGTGATGCTGATCGGCTTTTCCTCCATGGCCGGCGTGATCGGCGGCGGTGGCCTCGGCGACTTGGCGATACGGTATGGCTACCAGCGTTTCAACAACCAGATCATGGTGGTGACGGTCATCGTGTTGGTGGTGCTGGTGCAGGGCGTGCAAAGCCTGGGGGATCGCTGTGTGAGGTCGTTGGCGCATCGTCGCTAA
- a CDS encoding response regulator — translation MDHVDHILIVDDDREIRELLGNYLKKNGMRTTVVADGRQMRSFLDTTPVDLIVLDIMMPGDDGLQLCRELRVGKHKATPVLMLTARNDETDRIIGLEMGADDYLVKPFAARELLARINAVLRRTRMLPPNLVVSESGRLIRFGRWRLDTTARHLLDEDDTLVALSGAEYRLLRVFLDHPQRVLNRDQLLNLTQGRDADLFDRSIDLLVSRLRQRLLDDAREPAYIKTVRSEGYVFSLAVEILGATQ, via the coding sequence ATGGATCATGTCGATCACATCCTGATCGTCGATGACGACCGGGAGATCCGCGAACTTTTGGGTAATTACCTGAAGAAAAACGGCATGCGCACCACCGTGGTTGCTGACGGCCGCCAGATGCGCAGCTTCCTCGACACCACCCCGGTTGACCTGATCGTGCTCGACATCATGATGCCCGGCGACGACGGCTTGCAGCTGTGCCGCGAGCTGCGGGTGGGCAAGCACAAGGCTACGCCGGTGCTGATGCTCACCGCGCGTAACGATGAAACCGATCGCATCATCGGCCTGGAAATGGGTGCCGATGATTACCTGGTCAAACCCTTCGCCGCCCGTGAATTGCTGGCGCGGATCAACGCAGTGTTACGCCGCACGCGCATGCTGCCGCCGAACCTGGTGGTCAGTGAGAGCGGGCGATTGATTCGTTTTGGGCGCTGGCGCCTGGACACGACTGCCCGCCACCTGCTCGACGAAGACGACACCCTGGTGGCCCTGAGCGGCGCGGAATACCGCCTGTTGCGGGTGTTTCTCGACCATCCGCAGCGCGTGCTCAACCGCGACCAATTGCTCAACCTGACCCAGGGCCGCGACGCCGATTTGTTCGACCGCTCCATTGACCTGTTGGTCAGCCGTCTGCGCCAACGCCTGCTGGATGATGCCCGCGAACCGGCCTATATCAAGACCGTGCGCAGCGAAGGGTATGTGTTCTCCCTGGCTGTGGAAATCCTCGGGGCCACGCAATGA
- a CDS encoding methionine ABC transporter ATP-binding protein: protein MIVVEGVSKTYAGGQPAALDNVSLQIADGSIFGIVGRSGAGKSTLLRCLNLLERPTSGRILLDGQDLTQLSDKQLREQRQRIGMIFQGFNLLHSRNVADNVAVPLEIAKVPKAERAARVAELLALVGLGDKAQAFPSQLSGGQKQRVGIARALAARPAYLLSDEATSALDPETTASILELLRDINRQLGVTIVLITHELEVVKAICDSAVSLAQGRVVESGTLLQLQADPASRLGRSLAPSLQVVRAV from the coding sequence ATGATCGTCGTCGAAGGGGTCAGCAAAACCTACGCCGGTGGCCAGCCGGCGGCGCTGGATAACGTGTCTTTGCAGATTGCCGACGGGTCGATCTTCGGCATCGTCGGCCGCAGCGGGGCGGGCAAAAGCACCTTGCTGCGCTGCCTCAATTTGCTGGAGCGGCCAACCAGCGGGCGCATCCTGCTGGATGGTCAGGACCTGACCCAACTGAGCGACAAGCAATTGCGCGAGCAACGCCAGCGCATCGGCATGATCTTCCAGGGCTTCAACCTGCTGCATTCGCGCAACGTGGCGGATAACGTGGCCGTGCCGCTGGAAATCGCCAAGGTGCCCAAGGCTGAGCGAGCGGCGCGGGTGGCCGAGTTGCTGGCGCTGGTAGGGCTCGGCGACAAGGCCCAGGCATTTCCTTCGCAATTGTCTGGCGGGCAAAAACAACGGGTGGGTATTGCCCGCGCGTTGGCGGCGCGCCCGGCGTATTTGCTGTCGGATGAGGCCACCAGCGCCCTTGACCCGGAAACCACCGCGTCGATCCTTGAGCTGTTGCGCGACATCAACCGACAGCTGGGGGTGACCATCGTGTTGATTACCCACGAACTGGAGGTGGTCAAGGCCATCTGCGACAGCGCGGTGTCCCTGGCGCAGGGCCGCGTGGTGGAGAGCGGCACCTTGCTGCAATTGCAGGCTGACCCGGCATCGCGCCTGGGCCGCTCGCTGGCGCCCAGCCTGCAAGTGGTGCGGGCCGTATGA
- a CDS encoding ATP-binding protein, with protein MKWRFGWPRTLASQLSLIFLISLVCANGLSFSAQFYERYISARTAMLGNLENDVSTSVAILDRLPANERASWLPRIDRQNYRYLLNAGEAGEPMNSDDVPMAATSISQALGEQYALTLRNIPGMQKHFQVHLTLADGNPITLDVRPAALPVAYWLPVVLVLQLVLLLGCTWFAVRLAIRPLTRLARAVETLDPNAHPTPLDEKGPAEVAHAAIAFNAMQTRIAEYLKERMQILAAISHDLQTPITRMKLRAEFMQDSADRDKLWSDLGEMEHLVREGVAYARSVHGATEASHRIDLDAFLDSLVFDYQDMNKPVSLTGKSALVLDTRPHALRRVLVNLLDNALKFAGSAELEVGSTASGQLSITVSDRGPGIAEDELVQVMQPFYRVESSRNRGTGGTGLGLAIAQQLAVAMGGSLTLSNRVGGGLCAEVRLRL; from the coding sequence ATGAAATGGCGGTTCGGCTGGCCGCGCACCCTGGCGTCGCAGTTGTCGCTGATCTTCCTGATCAGCCTGGTGTGTGCCAACGGTTTGTCCTTCAGCGCGCAGTTCTACGAGCGCTATATCAGCGCGCGCACGGCCATGCTGGGCAACCTGGAGAACGATGTCTCCACCTCGGTGGCCATCCTCGACCGACTGCCCGCCAACGAGCGCGCCAGTTGGTTGCCGCGTATCGACCGGCAGAACTACCGCTACCTGCTAAATGCCGGCGAGGCCGGTGAGCCGATGAACAGCGATGACGTGCCGATGGCCGCCACCTCGATTTCACAGGCGCTGGGTGAGCAGTACGCGTTGACCTTGCGCAACATTCCCGGCATGCAGAAACACTTCCAGGTGCACCTGACTCTGGCCGATGGCAACCCGATAACCCTCGATGTGCGCCCAGCCGCCTTGCCCGTCGCCTATTGGTTGCCCGTGGTGCTGGTGCTGCAACTGGTGCTGTTGCTCGGCTGTACCTGGTTTGCCGTGCGCCTGGCCATCCGCCCGCTGACTCGCCTGGCACGCGCCGTCGAAACCCTTGACCCCAACGCACACCCCACGCCTCTGGACGAGAAAGGCCCGGCCGAGGTTGCGCATGCGGCGATAGCGTTCAATGCCATGCAAACGCGCATCGCCGAATACCTCAAGGAACGCATGCAGATCCTTGCGGCGATTTCCCACGACCTGCAAACACCGATTACCCGCATGAAACTGCGCGCCGAATTTATGCAAGACTCCGCCGATCGCGACAAGCTGTGGAGCGACCTGGGCGAAATGGAGCACCTGGTGCGTGAAGGAGTGGCCTACGCCCGCAGCGTCCACGGTGCCACCGAGGCCAGTCACCGCATTGATCTGGACGCCTTTCTCGACAGCCTGGTGTTTGATTACCAGGACATGAACAAGCCTGTCAGCCTCACCGGCAAAAGCGCCCTCGTCCTCGACACCCGCCCCCATGCACTGCGCCGCGTGCTGGTGAACCTGCTGGACAATGCCCTGAAATTCGCCGGCAGCGCGGAACTGGAAGTCGGCTCGACCGCGTCCGGGCAGTTGTCCATCACCGTGTCAGACCGTGGGCCTGGCATTGCCGAAGATGAATTGGTGCAGGTGATGCAGCCCTTTTACCGGGTGGAGAGCTCACGCAATCGAGGCACAGGCGGCACCGGGTTGGGGCTGGCGATCGCGCAGCAGTTGGCGGTGGCGATGGGCGGCTCGCTGACCTTGAGTAACCGAGTAGGCGGCGGATTGTGTGCGGAGGTTCGGTTGCGTCTTTAG
- a CDS encoding rubredoxin, with product MKTYMCAPCGFMYVEELGIPEDGIPAGTPWEEVPEDWTCPDCGVTKADFMAIEL from the coding sequence ATGAAGACTTATATGTGCGCACCCTGCGGCTTTATGTACGTAGAAGAATTGGGCATTCCGGAGGACGGAATCCCGGCAGGCACCCCTTGGGAAGAGGTGCCTGAAGACTGGACATGCCCCGATTGCGGCGTGACCAAGGCCGACTTCATGGCCATCGAACTTTAA
- a CDS encoding MetQ/NlpA family ABC transporter substrate-binding protein translates to MLKTTALTLAALLASFSVSAADALRVAADPIPHAQILEYVQKLDPSLNLKIIEIPSGVNSNELLAHGDVDANYFQHLPYLNSQEQALGQKFAVAATVHIEPLGIYSHRHTSLAQVPDKGTVAVPNNVTNLSRALYLLQANGLITLKPGFNDASKDQATPKDIAENPRHLKILEIESPQIPRALDDVDLAVINGNFALEAGLVPAKDALGLEKAEGNPYANILVTTPRLADDPRIKQLAKDLRSPQVAQFISEKYAGSVIPVAAE, encoded by the coding sequence ATATTGAAAACCACCGCACTTACCCTGGCGGCGTTGCTGGCCTCATTCAGTGTGTCGGCCGCCGATGCGTTGCGCGTCGCCGCCGACCCGATTCCCCATGCACAGATCCTCGAATACGTGCAGAAGCTTGACCCGAGCCTGAACCTGAAAATCATCGAGATCCCCAGCGGCGTGAACTCCAACGAGTTGCTGGCCCACGGTGATGTGGACGCCAATTACTTCCAGCACCTGCCGTATCTCAACTCACAGGAGCAGGCCCTCGGGCAGAAGTTCGCAGTGGCGGCCACCGTGCATATCGAACCGTTGGGCATCTATTCCCATCGCCATACCAGCCTCGCCCAGGTGCCGGATAAAGGCACCGTGGCCGTGCCGAACAACGTCACCAACCTCAGCCGCGCGCTCTACCTGCTGCAAGCCAATGGCCTGATAACACTCAAGCCAGGTTTCAATGATGCGTCCAAGGACCAGGCCACGCCCAAGGACATTGCCGAGAACCCCAGGCACCTGAAGATCCTGGAAATCGAATCGCCGCAAATCCCTCGTGCATTGGACGATGTGGACCTGGCGGTGATCAATGGCAACTTCGCGCTGGAGGCCGGGTTGGTGCCGGCCAAAGATGCCTTGGGGTTGGAAAAGGCCGAGGGCAACCCCTACGCGAATATCCTCGTGACCACGCCCAGGTTGGCGGACGACCCGCGTATCAAGCAGCTCGCCAAGGACCTGCGTTCACCGCAAGTTGCCCAGTTCATCAGCGAAAAATATGCCGGTTCGGTGATCCCGGTGGCGGCCGAATGA
- a CDS encoding sugar phosphate isomerase/epimerase family protein, whose product MDSKLINPTVPFCTGVAHQKYLGAEKGLQTAVEGDCTHWYIDGSLFGEMVDDWTEARIVSLQAHIEATGVKPIFHGNFKAPLGSDVEAFRVAAVEYVKKEIDIASRLGAPLIIHGGCIVEPKMVLMAKKVALEHYLKSVQELASYAEAKGTDIYLENLSNYVNYRPFHYIFTHEAEYAFVFERLQAHSNVYFFLDAGHANIENGLPAEVVRKYHHLIKGISFSNNNGVQDQHFGIHDGNCDYADVMQAIVETNWKGLVAFETRNQTAKAALADLALMYRESLTTEIAVA is encoded by the coding sequence ATGGACAGCAAACTGATCAACCCCACCGTGCCGTTCTGTACCGGTGTGGCTCACCAGAAATACCTCGGCGCCGAAAAAGGCCTGCAAACCGCTGTCGAAGGCGACTGCACCCACTGGTACATCGACGGCAGCCTGTTTGGTGAAATGGTCGACGACTGGACCGAGGCACGCATCGTCAGCCTGCAGGCGCACATCGAGGCGACCGGTGTTAAGCCAATATTCCACGGCAACTTCAAGGCGCCATTGGGCAGTGACGTCGAGGCGTTCCGTGTGGCGGCCGTGGAGTACGTGAAAAAAGAGATCGACATCGCCAGCCGTTTGGGCGCGCCGTTGATCATTCACGGTGGCTGCATCGTCGAGCCGAAAATGGTGCTGATGGCCAAGAAGGTTGCCCTGGAGCACTACCTCAAGTCGGTACAGGAACTGGCAAGTTACGCCGAGGCCAAGGGCACGGATATCTACCTGGAGAACCTGTCCAACTACGTCAATTACCGGCCGTTCCACTACATCTTTACCCATGAAGCCGAATACGCCTTTGTATTCGAGCGCCTGCAAGCGCACAGCAACGTGTACTTCTTCCTGGATGCCGGCCACGCCAACATCGAAAACGGCCTGCCGGCGGAAGTGGTGCGCAAGTATCACCACCTCATCAAGGGCATTTCCTTCAGCAACAACAACGGCGTGCAAGACCAGCACTTCGGCATTCATGACGGCAACTGTGACTACGCCGACGTGATGCAGGCCATCGTCGAAACCAATTGGAAAGGCCTGGTGGCGTTCGAAACCCGCAACCAGACCGCCAAAGCTGCCCTGGCTGACCTGGCGCTGATGTACCGCGAATCCCTGACGACCGAAATCGCGGTCGCCTGA